In one Caldisericota bacterium genomic region, the following are encoded:
- a CDS encoding ParB/RepB/Spo0J family partition protein gives MKNTVKIPLKQIAPSAFQPRKQFDEESIMHLSKSIKEIGLIQPIVVRKKNGYFELIAGERRVEAAKIAGLTSIPAIVRNLSDLEAFQMAFMENMERKDLNPIEIAESIKQLKKEFALTDEKIGELLNMGRSQVTNYLRLLNLPHTIKKALIESKITMGHAKTLLTLKEKDAKQMLKYISDKNLSVRETEQVTRREKSLIKMEELLIQSFGTKVKIHGTKKKGKIEIHYFCEDDLIRIIRRIK, from the coding sequence ATGAAAAACACGGTAAAAATACCACTTAAACAAATTGCGCCGTCAGCATTTCAGCCGAGAAAACAATTTGATGAAGAATCAATAATGCACCTCTCTAAATCTATCAAAGAAATAGGCCTGATACAGCCTATTGTAGTAAGAAAAAAAAATGGCTATTTCGAACTGATAGCGGGAGAAAGAAGGGTAGAAGCAGCAAAGATTGCGGGGTTGACAAGTATTCCTGCAATTGTAAGAAACCTCTCCGACCTGGAAGCATTTCAAATGGCTTTTATGGAAAATATGGAAAGGAAAGACCTCAATCCCATAGAAATAGCAGAATCGATAAAGCAATTAAAAAAAGAGTTTGCTCTAACAGATGAAAAAATCGGAGAGCTTCTCAATATGGGAAGATCACAGGTGACTAACTATTTAAGACTTTTAAATTTACCACACACTATTAAAAAAGCACTCATTGAAAGCAAAATAACGATGGGGCACGCAAAAACTCTGCTAACGCTAAAAGAAAAAGATGCCAAGCAAATGTTAAAATATATTTCAGACAAAAACCTTTCCGTAAGAGAAACAGAGCAGGTAACAAGAAGAGAAAAATCGCTTATAAAGATGGAAGAATTATTAATACAAAGTTTCGGCACAAAAGTAAAGATACATGGCACAAAGAAAAAAGGAAAAATAGAGATACATTACTTCTGCGAAGACGATCTAATCCGTATTATCAGACGAATAAAGTAA
- a CDS encoding NAD(P)/FAD-dependent oxidoreductase, with product MEKYDVVVIGGGPAGSTVAKELVEQGEKVLVLEKRKEIGFPNHCSGLVSKEFISFAGIDNSMVLNKIKGASFYSYSNKIFSFKDNKTHAVVIDRTAFDKKVAESAMQNGAVYLFNSSVKSIERIGKRLHIQYENRSIQTVETPLLVIASGAHSSVLRLAGFKRVRGETIRTLQVEGTGSLPDDDVAYLYINNEISPNWFAWAIPLGGGRARIGLGSDRGENLLPLFDALKKRWALLKGKKINIESSVAWLIPIGFMDRPFKENIVVVGDAARAVKPFSGGGLHTGLISAHIASQVLLTALSKKNYSEKMLSNYARLCDIPVRNEIKKGIVLRKIYRSMNDIEKEKFLLSLDNESAKKIIFNSGHIDHPWEVGYKILKHIKSPLFYYLKSHLL from the coding sequence GTGGAAAAATACGATGTTGTTGTAATAGGAGGAGGACCTGCGGGTTCTACTGTTGCAAAGGAGCTTGTCGAACAAGGGGAAAAAGTCCTTGTTCTTGAAAAAAGAAAAGAGATTGGTTTCCCAAACCACTGTTCTGGACTTGTGTCAAAAGAGTTTATTTCTTTTGCCGGTATTGATAATTCCATGGTATTAAATAAAATAAAAGGAGCTTCTTTTTATTCATATTCAAACAAAATATTCTCGTTTAAAGACAACAAAACTCATGCAGTTGTAATAGACCGCACCGCTTTTGATAAAAAAGTAGCTGAAAGCGCCATGCAAAACGGTGCTGTATACCTTTTCAATTCCAGTGTAAAAAGCATTGAACGGATAGGGAAAAGGCTTCATATTCAGTATGAAAATCGTTCTATTCAAACTGTTGAAACCCCTCTTCTTGTTATTGCTTCGGGTGCGCATTCCAGTGTGCTGCGGCTTGCCGGTTTTAAAAGGGTGAGAGGAGAAACAATCCGCACTTTGCAGGTGGAAGGGACGGGATCTCTCCCTGATGATGATGTTGCTTACCTATATATAAATAATGAAATTTCTCCCAACTGGTTTGCCTGGGCAATTCCATTGGGCGGTGGCAGGGCGCGTATTGGCCTTGGTAGTGACAGAGGTGAAAACTTGCTTCCGCTTTTTGATGCCCTTAAAAAAAGATGGGCTCTTTTAAAAGGGAAAAAAATTAATATTGAAAGCAGTGTTGCCTGGCTTATTCCAATAGGATTTATGGACAGGCCTTTTAAGGAAAACATTGTTGTGGTTGGGGATGCAGCACGTGCAGTAAAGCCGTTTTCTGGGGGAGGGCTCCACACGGGGCTTATATCTGCACACATTGCCTCGCAGGTGCTTTTAACTGCACTTAGCAAAAAGAACTATTCGGAAAAAATGCTTTCAAATTACGCGCGGTTATGCGATATACCTGTGAGAAACGAAATTAAAAAGGGTATTGTGTTGAGAAAGATTTACAGATCAATGAACGATATTGAAAAGGAAAAATTTCTTTTAAGTCTTGATAATGAAAGCGCAAAAAAAATAATATTTAATTCAGGGCATATTGACCATCCCTGGGAAGTAGGATACAAGATCTTAAAGCACATCAAAAGCCCTTTGTTTTATTATTTAAAATCGCATTTACTCTGA